The genomic DNA TGAGAAAAATTTTTCTAAAACGCGACCCAAATTTTCGTTTTAGAACTGGCGCCCTGCATATAAACCCGAGCGCCGTCGAAACGTTATTTATTAGGAACCTTATCTCCGATCAACTGTTTGCGTTTTTCCTGATCCCATTTTAAGAAAATTCGATTTTTGACTTCGTCGTCATAAATTTTTTCTAAAATGTCCACAGCGTCCCTACGGTATTCTTCCGGAATTCTACGATCAAATACAGGACTCATTCTATGATCATATTCTAATGTTGGATTTTGACTGAAATCGTAATTGACTCCGTTGAGAGAAACCGGTTCGGAAGGTCCGGCTTTTCCTTCATCGTCTTTGATCGCCTCGGTTTTTGCGTCGCTTTTAAATAGATAATAATTATCGTATGGATATTTCAACTTAAAGATATTGATCGCATTTGCCCTTGCATCTCTACAAAGTTGAATCGCAGCGATGTAGTGCTCGATTCTATGTTTTCTATGGCTTGGTTGAAGTTTCTGGTGTTTCTCTAAATGTTTTTCGATTTTAAGAGCATTGTTACGGGTTTCTTTGGCGAGTCCCAAAAATTTATAACCCATTTCCATATTTTTCTCAATCGCGTATTTATTCGTTACGTAATGAAAATCTCTAGGATTGTACATTCTTCTAGTAAGAGGAGCTTCTCGATTCGCAGTCATATCTCTTACTATAAAAGAATTTTTACTCCACTCAATTGCAATATCTACTAAGTTTCTATCTTCCGGATTGTTAGGATTTTTCTTTTCAATCGCAGATTTTAAAATTTCTTCCGTTCTTTCTACATAGAACTGAGAAAGTTCTTCCAATAACATTTCTGTTCCAAGTTGAGCTTCTAAAAATCTACGATATGCGTTTACATGATTGTTTTCAAAAAAATATTGAAGTCCTTCTTGATAGAGTCTTTTGAGTTCCTTATATTTTTTAACTCTATCTCCGTCTTGTTCCGGAGTTCCCCCCGTTTGCTGATTATTTGTAGCCGTTGCACCTGTATTCTGTTGATTCTGTCCGCCAGGAACTTCTCCTTTGTAATTTCGAACAATCGGTTCGATCGCTCTTAAGTATAGAAGTAATTCCACCCTTTTTTTATAGGCCTTACTAGAAACCGCTTCTCCAAATACAGAAACGGGAAGAATGGAAATCAGAATGGATATAAGAATCAGTCTTTTCATCGGTTAACCTTTTCCAGAGCTTTCCGGTTTTTAAGCCGGAAGCAACAAAGAAATTAGTGCTTTTCTTCCTACTCTATCGGTTAGAATGGTGTTCGAATTGACAGCCCGTTCCCGTTTTTTTCGGGTTTTTCATATATAAGACTATGACAGCCAGCGCTCTCGCACAAGGAAAAAAGATCTCATTTCGTGCAAAGGAAGATACGGTTTGTCCGATCTGTAACGAAGTTCATCAAAAAGAAAATATGTTCCAAGGTGGTGGCCGTCTAATCGCCGGGAAACTAACCATAGAACTGAGAAGACTCTACGAAAAGAATAAAAAATTCGGTCGTGTCAGTCCGAACGACTATGTAATCAGTGTTTGTCCTCGTTGTCTTTATTCCTCTTTTTCCAAAGACTGGTCCACGTTAGACGCAGAAGAAATCGAAAAAGTCCGTTCTCAATTTGATACGAGACGTTCCAACCTCGAAAAAATTCTAGGTCCTTTAGATTTTTATCAGGATCGCAATTTAGTTTTAGGCGCCGCCTCTTATCTTCTCGCCATTGAATGTTACCAAAATCGAAAAGCTACTGTAGCACCTACTCCTAAAAAAGCAGTTTGTTCAGTTCGAGGAGCTTGGTATTTTGAAGATCTAAACAACGACTTCCCTAATATGGGATTTGACAAGGTTCGAGATCTTCTCTATCAAAAAGCAGCGGGTTGGTACACTGAAACCATGGAAATCATGCAAAGTGGATCAGAACCAGTAGATCAGGCTTCTTATATTTTAGGTCCGGATACGGATAAAAACTGGGCTTTTGACGGAGTCATTTATCTTTCCGCTTATCTCACAATGAAATTTAGGGATGAACTCGCATCCGATCCAGCAGCTAAACTCAATCTTTTAGTAAGAGCCAAAAGAACCCTTTCCAGACTGTACGGTTCCGGAAAAGGTTCCAAGTCTAAACCTTCGGTTATCATAGACATGGCAAAAGAGTTATACGATGAATATAGTAAACTCATCGAGGAAATGGGAGGCGAAAAATAAACTACGCCCTCCTCGTCGAATACGACGGACTTTGTTTCCACGGATTTCAAACTCAAAAAGGCCTTTCCAGTATTCAGGAGAATTTAGAAAAGGCAGCTGAAATTCTTCTCAAGGAAGAAATTCATATTTCCGGTGCAGGTAGAACAGACACAGGGGTTCACGCACGAGGAATGATCGTAAATTTTAAAACACAAACAGTCATACAAAATTTTAGTAAATTTCTTCTAAGTTTAAATGCAATCACGGACTCTGGACTTTCCGTACTCAACATGATAGAAGTGGATGAAAGTTTTGATTCACGTTTTTCTTGCAGTTCTAGAGAATACGAGTATTGGATTCTCAACACAAAATACCCAAGACCTACTTGGAAAAATAGAACCTTTTGGTATCAACATAGGATTGACGTTCCGAGATTAGAAGCCGAACTTGAGTTATTAAAAGGGGAACACGATTTTCGTAGTTTAGCCAAAGTTGCATCTCTCAAAGGTCGTTCTACGGTTCGAACGATTTTAGACGCAAAACTGGAACGAAGCTTAGAATTAGAAGGTCTTCTAAAAGTAAAAATCCGAGCTAACGGTTTTCTTCATAATATGATTCGGATTCTTACAGGTACACTTCTGGAAATCTCCAACGGTAAACGAAAAGACACAAACGTTTTGGAAATTCTTTCCTCTAAAGACAGAACGATCGCAGGAATCACACTTCCTCCTTACGGGCTTTATTTTATTAGAGCCTATTACGATTCTTACCCAAAAATCGATTTTATGTATTCTCATTTGGATTTTCTAAAATAGTCATGTTCTTTCGGTTTCGAATTTTCTTAAAACCTACGATACTGATTTGGTTTGTAATTCTTCCGGGAACCTTATTCGCTTCTCCTCAAAAACCAGGAACCTTCGAACTGTTAGGTGGGTATCAACCCAACTGGAATCGATTTTTCACTGAGTTTCTTCCGAAACGTACAGCACAAACCGGCAGTTTACCTTCCAGCGGTGTCATTTCCAGAGAGGATGAAGACGTAGAAAATCCAGAGGAAACAGACGAAGATAAACAAGAAGGATACCAAGACAATCGAAAAACGGAAGTTGGAGTTTGGGTAGGAGCTTCCAATCCGTTACCCGGAACTGAAACTCAGAAATATCTGGACACTACGTTAGGCGGCGGTTTCTTTTTTAGAATTCCCTGGCCTTGGATCTTTTATCTCGAGATGGGAGCTTTTTACGCAAACTATCTTTCGGCAACAGAAAGGGCTTTGACTACAATTCCGGTCTATCTTGCATTGGGTTATAAAATTCCGCTCGACCTTCCGATTTCGTTTATCCTTCGCGCAGGAGGTGGAGAAGCGTTTGTAGTAGCAAGACCTTCCAACACATCTCGTTGGGATCCAATGATGATCGTAGGATTAGAAACTAGTTTTGTAGCCGGAAAAAAAATTCGAATCGGAATTCGAATTGATTACAATAAAATTTATGAGTCTCGTATGGACGCCCCAAGAGAAACAAAATATCCTTATACAAGTCCTTATGAAGATTCCAGATTGAGTAACCCCAATTATTACAGAGTAGTAGATACTGAATTTTTTCAGTTCGGTTTGATGGTGAGTGTATTTTTATGAAACGATCTTATTTACGGTTTTTCTTAATACTTTCGTGTTTTCTAATGTTCTTTTGTAAAGTAGGCGATTGGCATGGGAAACATTCTAAAAATCCAGTAATCAGTACCTTATTCAATCAAAGAATGTTACTGCTTGTAAAAGGAACCTACGCCACTGATAATCCAATCGGATTCGAGGCCTATTCGGGTGGAACCGGTCAACTTTATCAAGATACAAGTGGTGAAGGTGCTGATCCTGCTTTTGGTTTAGATGGAGTACCCTTAGCTCAGAATCTTCCGATTTTTATAGATATAGGAGAAATCCGTTTATCTACTAAATATCAAGAAGGAGCTTTTGATCTGAGTTTAGTCAAAAACGTAAAAGATACAAAAAGTCTTTGGGATGAAATTGCACCCAATCGACAAGTATTTTGTACAATTCCTTATACCACAAATTCAAACTCCTGTCGTTTAAACGACGGTGAATTCAAAGCGATTCAATTTTTTAACGGAGAAGGAGTTGCTTATCCATCCAACGATCCCACATCCGCAACGGACTGGGGAGCATTTGGAAACGGGCCAGTTCAATTTTACTATACTGGTTTGTACTTAAGATCTTTGGTAACCGCTTGGGCCACCGAGCCAGGACTTACTTTTTCCAACCTCACTTTGTTTGATAATTATAGGGTGCCCGGAATTAATATCGTCCCTAGATTGAGTTATAAACCAGGAGCTGATGCTACTACAAAATCTGTTTTCCCCCCTCTTGTGTTTCCAGTACTCTACAAAGCGGAAAAAGGGGATCAGGATATGCTTATATATCCTGGTTTTGATCCTTATATTTTGGAAGTAAGGATCAATTTAAAAGAGAACCTAATGATTCATTCCTATGTTTCCAGTATAGGAGGAGTAAGAACGTTAGTTGGTATTAGTGACTGGAAACCGGATAGTGACCATAAAGGAGAATCAGATATGGGAGGAGGACTTCTGGTTCGTTCGAGGATCATACGTCCTGAAAAAGCCTCCAGCTTGACAGTGTTAGGTGGAACGACGTCTACGACCCATTATTATTCCGTTTATCGTCTTTCTGAATCTGAAATTGATACAAAACTGCCTCTTATGGCATCTCCCGTCCAAGGTGTTTCTACTAAAATGAAATACATTCATCCAGGAGATTATAGACTTCGTTGTGTGGGAGATCTTGCCAAAGTAGACGGTTATCCTGAAACCGTAGTGAGAGAAACCGTATTCACGGTTCCAGAAAATGCACCTCGTTCCGAAGTTCAAGTCAATCTAACTTGCCCATAGTTTTAAGAAAAGTTTGACATCTTAAAAAAATCTTTGAACTCAAGTAAACTCGAACGTTTTGACGAGTATGATAAAAATTTTTTACCCAGACCAATTTCTTACGCAGAGTTCTACGAAAACACATAAAAACAATTCGAATCTTGTTCAAAAATTTGAAATAAAATAGCCTTCCCTCAACAAAGTCATAAATTTCAAAATAGACTCAATTTTTTATATGTTCGCAAGAACCATTTCGACACCGTTGTTATGTTTCTTTGACCAGTAAATCTAGTACTTTTTTCTCACTCATGAATGCCTGTAGTTATTTTTTCTAAAATTTTAAGCTAACGTGAGTTTGACGTAAGAAAATAAGAAAGAATTTTCTAAAAGAATTCTGGTTTCGATTCCTAAAATGTGGGAACTACCTTAAATCATGATTTTACAAACCAAATCTAAAATTGTAGGAACTCATACTTTCAAAAAATTCTTTCTCAGCCAAACTCACCTAAAAACTAAATTTCTTTTTACAAAAAGTAAAATGTGGTTTTAGAACATGACACAAATCGTCTCATTTACCAAAATTAAAACATATTTAACTTATAAATAAAGATTTCTCTTTTCAAATTGAGAATTCTATTATATTCAAATAAAACAGAAATTCTTATTATATTGAGCAATCCTTTTCTAAATATAATAGCTTTTGTTTTATATAAAAGATAAAAAATCCAATATAACGAATTTAATATTGACTTAGAAAATAAAAACCTATTGTTTGGTAAAAAATTTCAAGGAGGGTAAGTAAAATGAAAAAAAATATAATTTTTAAAATATCAACCGGAGCTCTTTTACTCTGCTGCATAATTCCATTAAATTTATTCTCCCAAAGTTCCAAAAAAGAGAAAACAAACGGGCCAGTTCTTAATTTGGACCCTCCTTCCGACGTTAAGTATGAAGAACAACCAAACGACGGAAAAGGGATTCCTGAAATTCAAGAAGAGCTTGCTAAAGAAGAACCTTATAAAAGTCCCTACAAAGGAAAACTCCCAGGAGAATTTATGAAGTCCATGCTTCTTTCTCCAGAACACCAAGAAGCGGTAAGAAGGACGGACAAACTTTGGTTTGGAGATATTTTTAGAGCTGGTTTCCAAGTTCGCCCTCGTTTTGATTACAGTCATAACGCGGATTTCGATAAACGAACTCAAGATGATAGAAATTACGCGACTCAAAATTCTCAGGTTTTTTTCGTCATCGACCCCAACCCATACGTCGCCGCTAAGGTTACGATTCAAGACGTTCGAGTTTTTGGAGGTGAACAATCTCGTAAAGACGGACAACTCGGTTATTTAGGTCTTTCTAACTCTGCCGGAATAGAATTGAGTTCCGCTCCAACCGCAAACAATTCCATAAGTATTAAGAACAATACAGATTTACGAGAAGGTTTTGTACAATTGAAAAACTTTGCGGATGGTTTTGAAATTTTTATCGGAAGACAGATTTTCGGTTTTGGCGACAACAGATACGTTGGTGGAAGAAACGACGGTCAAACCGGCAACTCCTTCGATGGAGCTCGAGTAAAATACAACTCTAAATATTTCAACTCAGAAGCGTTTACTTCCATAATTGCAGAAGACTCAAATGCAGGAGCAGGAAACAACACAGCAAACGGCGTCAAACGTGGAACGGTCAATGATACCTACCTTTCCGGTTTATACAATACCGTTAAACTGGAAGACTTTAACCTAGATCTTTATTACTTCAACGTAGATAGAAAATGGGAACAAGGTCCAAACCCAGTCACAAGTCAAGATAGAACCAGACAAAGAGACGATTTAAACACCGTAGGATTTCGCTTAACAAATAGAACGGATAACAACCGTTTGCCGAAGACCAAGGCTTGGGATTGGACCCTGGAAGCCTCTTGGCAGTACGGCTACAATGGTCAAAGAGTCAACGCCGGTTGGGACACTCTCAAACAAACCGTAGACGGAAACCCCAACTCTAAAAGACTTTATACGGAAAGAGTAGAATACGATTCTAAATTTTTCATCGCTCAAACCGGTTATACTTTTTTTGATCGGTTCCGAGTAGGAATTCAATATTCGATCGCTTCCGGTGACCCTAATAGAACGGATAATAAAGTGGCTACTTATGATGCTTCCTTCGCGACTAGATCGGGAGGTTTTCCTTACTTTGATTCTGGAAATGGTCTCGCAAACGCGACCTTTTGGTCGAACACAAGAACCAAATCTATTCATCTAATGTATAATTCTCGAAATTACGGTAGATTTATATTCGTAGTTTATGATATTCAAAAGACTTCAGTAAACGACGCGTGGTATTCTTCCGGTGGCGCCGCAAATACAGGGCTTACTACGGAAAATTCTACAGGCGCAGCGTTCGGAGGATATAAGTTGGGAGAAAAAGGAGGCAAACGTCTTTTTTACGAATTCGATTTGATCTATCAATTTTACCTCAAGGACTACGTATCTATCTGGACCGGAGGTTCCTACCTTCTCGCAGGAGACGCAGTTCGAAACGCAAGAGTGAATCCTTGGGCTCCGAACATAAACGACAGATATACATTGGACAATAGGGCCTATAGTTTTTTTCTGTTCGTTCAATTTGCAATGTAATTCATAAAATTGGAATTAGGAAATCAGTATGAAAACAAATTTTTTTAAAACTACCACCATCGTGCTTCTTGCAATGATCTCAAACCTAGGGCTCTTTGCAAAAGATGTAACTCTACTTAACGTATCTTATGATCCAACGAGAGAATTATACGCAGAGTATAACAAACTTTTTGCAAGTTATTGGAAATCTAAAACTGGAGACGAGGTAAGAGTCAATCAATCACACGGCGGAAGTGGTAAACAAGCAAGATCTGTGATCGACGGTTTAGAAGCGGATATTGTTACTCTTGCACTCGCATACGATATAGACATCATCGCGTCCAAAGGTTTGATTTCCAGGGATTGGCTGAAAAGTCTTCCAAACAATAGTACTCCTTATACATCTACAATCGTGTTCGTAGTTAGAAAAGGTAATCCTAAAAATATAAAAGATTGGGACGATATAGTTAAATCCAAGGTAAGTGTAATTACTCCAAATCCTAAAACGAGTGGAGGAGCCAGATGGAACTATCTCGCCGCTTGGGCCTTTGCGCAAAAAAAATTCAACAACGATACAAATAAGGTCCAGGACTTTATAAAAACATTATATAAAAATGTTCCGGTTTTAGATTCAGGGGCCAGAGGTTCTAGTAATACTTTTGCACAAAACGGAATCGGAGACGTGTTGATCGCTTGGGAAAACGAATCCTTTCTCATTTTAGAAGAATTTGGCAAGGACAAATACGAAGTAGTCATTCCATCCTTGAGTATTCTCGCCGAACCTCCCGTAGCAATCGTGGAAAAAAATGCGGATAAACACGGAAATTTAGAAACTGCAAAAGCCTATCTCAAATCCCTCTATTCTGAGGCGGCGCAGGAAATTATTGCCAAACACGGTTACCGTCCTAGAAACCAAATCATACTTAAAAAATACGAGGCTAAA from Leptospira kirschneri serovar Cynopteri str. 3522 CT includes the following:
- a CDS encoding LIC11274 family protein — its product is MKRLILISILISILPVSVFGEAVSSKAYKKRVELLLYLRAIEPIVRNYKGEVPGGQNQQNTGATATNNQQTGGTPEQDGDRVKKYKELKRLYQEGLQYFFENNHVNAYRRFLEAQLGTEMLLEELSQFYVERTEEILKSAIEKKNPNNPEDRNLVDIAIEWSKNSFIVRDMTANREAPLTRRMYNPRDFHYVTNKYAIEKNMEMGYKFLGLAKETRNNALKIEKHLEKHQKLQPSHRKHRIEHYIAAIQLCRDARANAINIFKLKYPYDNYYLFKSDAKTEAIKDDEGKAGPSEPVSLNGVNYDFSQNPTLEYDHRMSPVFDRRIPEEYRRDAVDILEKIYDDEVKNRIFLKWDQEKRKQLIGDKVPNK
- a CDS encoding DUF2225 domain-containing protein, whose translation is MTASALAQGKKISFRAKEDTVCPICNEVHQKENMFQGGGRLIAGKLTIELRRLYEKNKKFGRVSPNDYVISVCPRCLYSSFSKDWSTLDAEEIEKVRSQFDTRRSNLEKILGPLDFYQDRNLVLGAASYLLAIECYQNRKATVAPTPKKAVCSVRGAWYFEDLNNDFPNMGFDKVRDLLYQKAAGWYTETMEIMQSGSEPVDQASYILGPDTDKNWAFDGVIYLSAYLTMKFRDELASDPAAKLNLLVRAKRTLSRLYGSGKGSKSKPSVIIDMAKELYDEYSKLIEEMGGEK
- the truA gene encoding tRNA pseudouridine(38-40) synthase TruA gives rise to the protein MNYALLVEYDGLCFHGFQTQKGLSSIQENLEKAAEILLKEEIHISGAGRTDTGVHARGMIVNFKTQTVIQNFSKFLLSLNAITDSGLSVLNMIEVDESFDSRFSCSSREYEYWILNTKYPRPTWKNRTFWYQHRIDVPRLEAELELLKGEHDFRSLAKVASLKGRSTVRTILDAKLERSLELEGLLKVKIRANGFLHNMIRILTGTLLEISNGKRKDTNVLEILSSKDRTIAGITLPPYGLYFIRAYYDSYPKIDFMYSHLDFLK
- a CDS encoding LIC11270 family surface protein, which translates into the protein MKRSYLRFFLILSCFLMFFCKVGDWHGKHSKNPVISTLFNQRMLLLVKGTYATDNPIGFEAYSGGTGQLYQDTSGEGADPAFGLDGVPLAQNLPIFIDIGEIRLSTKYQEGAFDLSLVKNVKDTKSLWDEIAPNRQVFCTIPYTTNSNSCRLNDGEFKAIQFFNGEGVAYPSNDPTSATDWGAFGNGPVQFYYTGLYLRSLVTAWATEPGLTFSNLTLFDNYRVPGINIVPRLSYKPGADATTKSVFPPLVFPVLYKAEKGDQDMLIYPGFDPYILEVRINLKENLMIHSYVSSIGGVRTLVGISDWKPDSDHKGESDMGGGLLVRSRIIRPEKASSLTVLGGTTSTTHYYSVYRLSESEIDTKLPLMASPVQGVSTKMKYIHPGDYRLRCVGDLAKVDGYPETVVRETVFTVPENAPRSEVQVNLTCP
- a CDS encoding alginate export family protein; amino-acid sequence: MKKNIIFKISTGALLLCCIIPLNLFSQSSKKEKTNGPVLNLDPPSDVKYEEQPNDGKGIPEIQEELAKEEPYKSPYKGKLPGEFMKSMLLSPEHQEAVRRTDKLWFGDIFRAGFQVRPRFDYSHNADFDKRTQDDRNYATQNSQVFFVIDPNPYVAAKVTIQDVRVFGGEQSRKDGQLGYLGLSNSAGIELSSAPTANNSISIKNNTDLREGFVQLKNFADGFEIFIGRQIFGFGDNRYVGGRNDGQTGNSFDGARVKYNSKYFNSEAFTSIIAEDSNAGAGNNTANGVKRGTVNDTYLSGLYNTVKLEDFNLDLYYFNVDRKWEQGPNPVTSQDRTRQRDDLNTVGFRLTNRTDNNRLPKTKAWDWTLEASWQYGYNGQRVNAGWDTLKQTVDGNPNSKRLYTERVEYDSKFFIAQTGYTFFDRFRVGIQYSIASGDPNRTDNKVATYDASFATRSGGFPYFDSGNGLANATFWSNTRTKSIHLMYNSRNYGRFIFVVYDIQKTSVNDAWYSSGGAANTGLTTENSTGAAFGGYKLGEKGGKRLFYEFDLIYQFYLKDYVSIWTGGSYLLAGDAVRNARVNPWAPNINDRYTLDNRAYSFFLFVQFAM
- a CDS encoding sulfate ABC transporter substrate-binding protein, whose product is MISNLGLFAKDVTLLNVSYDPTRELYAEYNKLFASYWKSKTGDEVRVNQSHGGSGKQARSVIDGLEADIVTLALAYDIDIIASKGLISRDWLKSLPNNSTPYTSTIVFVVRKGNPKNIKDWDDIVKSKVSVITPNPKTSGGARWNYLAAWAFAQKKFNNDTNKVQDFIKTLYKNVPVLDSGARGSSNTFAQNGIGDVLIAWENESFLILEEFGKDKYEVVIPSLSILAEPPVAIVEKNADKHGNLETAKAYLKSLYSEAAQEIIAKHGYRPRNQIILKKYEAKFPKLDLITVDGHFSGWQKAHKDHFADGASFDQLYVK